The Jiangella alba genome includes the window ATCTTCGTCTCCAACCACCGTGTCAAGGAGGGCCGACTCGAGGAACTGTGCCGGCTCTGCCGCGAGTACGCCGACTTCGTCGAGGCGAACGAACCGCGTGCCATGGGGTTCCGGCTGTCCATCGACGACGACGGGCCGCGGCTGAGCCACATCATCGTCCAGCCCGATGCCGCGGCGATGGACGAGCACCTGAAGATGGCGCACGAGCGCATCGGCGCCGCCCTCGAACTCGTCGACACCACCAGCGTCGAGGTGTACGGCCAGCCGGGCCCGCTGCTGGCCGAGGCGCTGCGGCACAATGCCGACATGGGCGTCCCCGTGGCCATCGCGTCGGAGCGGCTCGGCGGGTTCGCCCGGCCGGTCGCCGCCTGACGGCAGGCTGGGAGCGAGCATGCCGGTCCGGCGCAGCGCGGAGGCACGGCTGGAGCTGCGCGCGTCGCTGCTCGATCACGCCCGCAGGCTGATCGAGCGCGACGGCGCCGCCGCCCTGACCATGCGGGCGCTGGCGGCCGAGGCCGGATGTGCCGTCGGGCTGCCATACAAGGTGTTCGGCGGGCGCGAGGACATCGCGGCGGAGCTGGTGGGCACGGAGTTCCGGCGGCTGCGTCACGAGTTCGACGCCTGGGTGGCGACGGCCGGCACCGGTACGGTCGGCGAGAACCTGGCTCGCTATGCCCGCCTCTTCATCGAGGCGGACACACCGGTGTTCCGGCTGGTCGGCGAGGGTGGCGACACGGCGTTCGACTCCGCCGTCGGCACCGTGGCCGAGTCGTCCGGCCTGCTCGAGTCGTTCGGCAGCACGGTCGCCGACTACCTGGCGGCGGAGAAGCGGCTGGGCAGGGTCGCCGCCGACGTCGACGAGCACGCCTTCGGCTTCGTCGTCACCGGCGCCGTCCACAACCTCGCCTCGGCGGGCGACGGCTACCCGCGGCCCGCCCTCGACACCATCGAGCGGTACCTCCACGCCGTGGCGGCTCGCATCGTCACGTAGCGGGTGTTGTATATGAGGGCAGTCGCCGTTCGTCGTCATGGTGAGGGCGGCACCGGGCCGCCCGCGACGACCCTCGAAGGGGGACCGAGATGCAGTACCTGCTGCTGATCTACAGCGAGCCGGCCACCGAGGCGCCGGCCCAGAGTCAGATCGACGCCGAGATGGCCGAGTGGTTCGCGTACGACGAGGCCATCCGCAAGTCCGGCGTCTATGTCGACGGCAACGCGCTCGAGCCGACGACCACGGCCACCACGCTGCGGCTGAAGGACGGCGAGCGGGTGGTCACCGACGGGCCGTTCGCGGAGACCCGCGAGGTGCTCGGCGGCTATTACCTGGTCGACGTGCCCGATCTCGACACCGCGCTCGACTGGGCCGCCAAGTGCCCCGGGTCGCGGTACGGCTCCATGGAGATCCGCCCGATCACGGTGTTCGACCAGGGCTGACGGTGAACGGGTGGGCGGCCGACCCCGCCGAGGCGGTCTTCCGCGAGGAGTGGGGCCGGCTGCTCGCCACGCTCGTCCGCTGGGTCGGCGACTTCGACCTGGCCGAGGAGGTCGCGGCTGACGCCATCGCGGCGGCGGTCGAGCGCTGGCCGGTCGACGGCGTGCCGGACCGGCCGGGTGCGTGGTTGCTGACGACGGCGCGGCGGCGGGCGGTCGATGTCCTGCGGCGGCGGCAGAACTACGCGGCCAAGCTGGCGGTGCTGAAGGTCGAGGCCGAGCGCGACGAGCTGGCCCGGCTCTCGGAACCGGCCGACGACGCCGGGCCCGACGTCATCGGCGACGACCGGCTGCGGCTGTTCTTCACCTGCTGCCATCCCGCGCTGGCCGTCGAGGCGCGGGTCGCGTTGACGCTGCGCTACCTCGCCGGGCTGTCGACGGCACAGGTGGCGCGGGCGTTCCTGGTGCCCGAGGGGACCATGGCGCAGCGGCTGGTGCGGGCGAAGCAGAAGATCGGCGCGGCCGGCATCCCGTACCGCGTGCCGTCGGCGACCGAGCTGCCCGGGCGCCTCCCCGCCGTGCTCAGCGTCGTGTACGTCGTGTTCACCGAGGCGTACACGGCCAGCAACGGCGCCGCGCTGCAGCGGCCCGAGCTGGCCGACGAGGCCATCCGGCTGGCCCGCATCCTGCAACGGCTGCTCCCGGCCGAACCGGAGGTCACGGGGTTGCTGGCGCTGCTCCTCCTGGTCGACGCCCGCCGCGATGCTCGCGTCGACGACGCCGGCGACCTCGTGCTGCTCGACGACCAGGACCGATCCCGCTGGGACCGCGCCAAGATCGCCGAAGGCCAGGCGCTGGTGCTCGACGCGCTGCGGCACCGGCCGCCCGGGCCGTACGCGCTGCAGGCCGCCATCGCCGCCGTCCACGACGAGGCCCCGACGGCCGCCGCCACCGACTGGCCGCAGATCGTCGGCCTGTACGACGTCCTCCGCGCCACCGCTCCCTCCCCGGTCGTCGACCTCAACCGAGCGGTCGCCGTCGCGATGGCCCACGGCCCGGCGGCGGGGCTCGACCTGCTGGACGAACTGGCGGCGGGCGGCGCGCTGGATCGCTTCCATCCGCTGCACGCCGCCCGCGCCCGGCTGCTGGACCGGCTCGACCGCCCGGCCGACGCGGTCGTGGCCTACCGGCGCGCGGTCGAGCTGTGCGGGAACGACGCCGAGCGCGCGTTTCTCCTGCGCTGCCTCGCCGCCGCCGAGTCGCGCGCCACACCACCCGGCGCTCCCTGACCGGCCCGCTTCGGGCTGGACTGACGGACGACGCGGGCTGGCGGCCGCCCGGCCGGCCGTGAGAGACCGACGGGCCGGCGCGCGCCCGGGCTGGGGCCGCGGGCCCTGTGCTCGACGCCCCGACGGTGGGCTCGTCAGGCCGAGGGGCCGGGGGCGTCGACCAGCTGCCAGCGATCGCCGTCCGCGCCACGGCGCCGGCGCAGCCACCGGTCGCCGAGGACGCCCACCAGAATCCCGCCGGCCACCGCGGGCAGCGCCCACGTCGCCGCGTCCAGCGCACCGTCCGCCGAACCCCCGGCACCGGCCGCACCGCCCGGCGGCGCCTCGGCCCCGGAACCGCCCGCGCCCGCGGCGTCCACGGCGGCACCGTCGGGGTCCTCCTCCGCCGGCCGCTGCCGGGTCCGTCCCATCATCCCGAGGTCGGTCAGGAGTTCGTCGAGCACGTCGACGTCGGCGGGCCGGTGCCAGATCCCGTCGCCGTCCCACTCGATCGGTCCGCCGCCCATGGACTGGGACGTGTGGATCCACTCGGGCCTGCCGTCGTCGTCGAAGGTGATGCGGTCGATGCGCCACGGCTGCACGTCGTGGATCATCCAGGTGACGACGATCTGGTCGCCGCCGATGCCGGGTGGCGCGACGTCGGGCCTCGCCGCGACCGGCTCGGATCCGAGCTGCGACATCAGCGTCGTGTACGCCGAGTTCGTCGTGTGCAGCGATGCGGTGCGGCCGGTGGACGGCGACACCAGCAGCACGCTGGTCGGCCCGCCGGCCGGCGCGGGGGCGGCGGCGAACAGGAGGGCGCCGAGTGCGAGGAGAACGGCGGCCGGACGGGCGAGACGCATGACGGCTCCAGGTGGTCGGGGTCGTTGCCTCGACTACACCGGCCGGGTTCAGCCGGTTCCCAGCGCCGACGCGGCGATCTCGACGGCGCGGCCGCGGTCGCCGGCGCCCTCGAGCCGGAACGTCACGCCGTCGTCGACCCAGACGAGGGTCGGGCCGGCGACGCGCGCCGACTCGGTCCGCTCGCGGCCGTCCGGCGCCAGCAGGACGAGGTCGTGCGGCACGCCGAACCACCACGCGTCCCGGCCGGCCACCGTGAGCGTGGTCGCCGTCGAACCGAGCACCGCCGTCTTGAGATACACCGGCGACAGCGGGTCGGCGACCTGATCGAGCCGGACGGTGCCGGGGCCGGAGCCCCAGCTCAGCGACAGCACACGGTCGTCGGCCGACACCTCGACGCCGTCGGGCGCGCCGAGGACCGGCGGCACGACCGGGGTGAGCCCGGTCCGCTCCGCCGCGGCGTCCAGCGAGAGCCCTGCCGGCGCTGGCTGCGGGGCCGACGCGGACGGCTGCGACGGGCCGGGCCGGACAGCGACCGCGCCGATCCCGAGCCACTCGCCGACGGCGGCCCGCACCGGCGCCGTCAGCCCCAGCGCCACCAGCACCGCGACGGCGACGACCGCGAGCCGGCGCCCCGGGCCGGCGCCCCACGACCACTGCGCGATGCGGCCGGCGGCCAGCCGCAACCGCGTGACCTGGCCGGCGGCCCATGGCCACCGCGCGGCCGGGTCCGGCGTCCGCCGCCACCATGCGGCCCGGGCCGGCGCGGGGGAGGTGTCGAGGCGGTTCAGGACGGACGTGGCCACCTCGGCCGGCGCCGGCCCGGCGTCGTCGATGGCCGTGGCGGCCGAGCGGCCGAGGGCGCGCAGCTCGCGCTCGAGGGCGTCATCCATGGTCAACCTCCTGGGCGGGCGTGGCGGCCGCGGGCGCCAGCTCGGTCCGCAACCGGCGCAGCGCCCGGTGCAGCCGCGACTTCACCGTGCCGCGCGGCCAGCCGAGCACCGTCGCCGTCTCCTCCTCGTCCAGGTCGAGCAGGTACCGGCAGGCGACGACCTGACGTTGCGGCTCGGGCAGCGACCGCAGCGCCGTCATCAGCACCGCGCGCCGCTCGCCCGTCAGCGCCGTCGCCGCGGGGTCGTCGACGGCCATGTCGGCGCCGGCGGCGTCGAGCAGGAAGGATCGGTCCGCCGCCGCGCGGTACCGGCGGGCCGCCCGCGCGTTGTTGCGGGTCTCGTTGAGCACGATCCGCAGCAGCCACGGCCGGAACGGTGCGCCGTCGCGGAAGCTGCCGATGGTGCGGTAGGCCTTGACGAACGCCACCTGGACGACGTCGTCGGCGTCCGGGCCGGCGCCCGCCACCACCGCGAGCCGGCGCGCGTCGGCGGCGTGCCGGCGCACGAGGACGGCGTACGCGTCGGCGTCTCCGGCGCGTACGCGGGCGATGGCGGCCTGCTCGGTCTCGTCGGCGATGGTTCGGTCCTCGTGTCGTCGTTCTGCCGTTCATACACCGCGCGGGCCGCCGCGGTTCCCCGCTGTGCTAGAACGGCGCCGTGCAGCTTCTTCACAAGGGCAAGGTCCGCGACGTCTACTCCGACCGGCCGGGCGAGGTGATCCTCGTGGCGTCGGACCGCGTCTCGGTCTACGACGTCGTGCTGCCGACGCCGATCCCCGACAAGGGGAAGGTGCTGACGTCGCTCTCGCTCTGGTGGTTCGACCAGCTCGCCGACGTCGTCGCGAACCACGTCATCTCCGCCGACGACGTGCCGGACGAGTGGCGCGGCCGGGCCATCCGCTGCCGCCAGGTCGAGATCGTCCCGGTGGAGTGCGTCGCGCGCGGCTACCTCGCCGGCTCCGGCTGGACGTCGTACCAGGAGACCGGCGCGGTGTCCGGGGTGCCGCTGCCGCCCGGCCTGGTCGAGGGTGACCGCCTCCCGGAGCCGATCTTCACGCCGACGACGAAGACGCCGCCCGAGCTGGGCCACGACGAGCCCATGACGTACGCGGAGGTCGAGGCGCAGGTCGGCGCGCCGGTGGCGGCGCAGCTGCGCGACCTCACCCTGACGCTGTACCGGCGGGCGGCGGAGCTGATGGAGCGGCGCGGCATCCTGCTCGTCGACACCAAGGTCGAGTTCGGCCTGGCTCCCGACGAAAGCTTGCTGCTGGCCGACGAGGTCATCACGCCCGACTCGTCCCGGTTCTGGGCGGCGTCGCAGTGGGCGCCGGGGCGGCGTCAGGTCTCCTACGACAAGCAGGTCGTGCGCGACTGGGCGCAGGACCTCGGCACCTGGGACAAGACCCCGCCCGGACCGGCCGTCCCGGACGAGATCGTCGAGAAGACCCGCGCCGTCTACATCGAGATGTACGAGCGCATCACCGGCCGGACGTGGTCCTAGCCGCCCGGTAGTGCTCGCGCTGCGCCGGCTCGAGGTGCTCCATGGCGTAGCGCAGCATGACCCGCGGCATCGTCGCGGCGTGCCGGTCGAGGAAGGCGAGCAACCGGTCGCGGTCGTGGTCGCCGGCCGCGCGCAGCCAGCCGCCGGTCGCCTTGTGCACGAGGTCCTCGGGATCGTCCAGCAGCAGTTCGGCGATCGCGAACGTGTCGCCGACGTCGCCGGCCCTGATGAAGTACGCCGTCGCGGTGATGGCCGTGCGGCGCTCCCACCGGTTCGGCGACCGGGCCAGCTCGTAGAGCACGTCACGCGGCTCGTCGGCCAGGTACCCGCCGACGACGTACGGGGCGGCGAGGTCGACGAGGTCCCAGTTGTCGATGCGATCGTGCCGGCGCAGGTAGAGCTCGTACAGCTCGCGGCGGCGGTCCGGTGACGTCCGCTTGCGGCGGGCCTGCTTGTCCATGACGCTCAGCGCGCCGGCCCGCACCTCGTGGACGTCGGACTCCAGCAGCCGCTCCAGCTCGGCCGGCGGCAGCTCGATGAACTCCTTGGCCAGTGCGAACACCGTCCCCATGCGCACGCCGAGGAAGACGCCGCTGGTGCCGTCCTTGAAGTAGCGCTAGATCTTGCGCAGCTCGTCGTCGGACTGGTGCTCGCGGAGCCGTCGTTCGAACTCCGCGGCGTCGAGGTCGGCCATACCGGATCGTAGCGATTCCCGTCGGGCAACCGTTTCGGTGCCGGCTGAGCCCGGTCGGGCTAACTTCCGGGCTAACCCCTTCCGGCAGAGTGCAGGAGTTCTAGAACCCTGATACTCTACGGAGGCGCGGTTGTGGCATGGGAGGTCTACGTACTCGACGACGTCGAGCAATGGATGTTCGGACTCGACAAACGGGCATTCAACCGAATTCAGCAAGCGATCGATCAGCTGGAGAGCGTCGGCCCGGGGTTGGGGCGTCCCACGGTCGACACGATCAAAGGCAGCCGGCATCCGAACCTGAAGGAGCTGCGGGCCGGAACGGTCCGCATCCTGTTCGCGTTCGACCCCGTCCGCAGGGCGGTGTTGCTGGTGGCCGGCGACAAACTGGGACTCTGGTCGCGGTGGTACAAGGTGGCGGTGCCGCTGGCCGAGCGCAGGTTCGACGACTGGCTGGCGGAGCTGGCCGGGGAGAGGAGCGACGATGGCCGATAAGCCGAAGTGGGTGCGCTGGGAGGACGTCAAGGCCAAGCGGCCCACCACACCGGAGGAGCGCGAGGAGGCACGCCGGGCCAACGAGGCCGAGGTCGCGGCCTGGCGGCTGGCGGAGATCCGCCGCGAGCAGCGCCGGACGCAGGCACAGATCGCCGAGGCCATGGGCGTCGGGCAGCGGCGGGTGTCCGACATCGAGTCGGCGGCGCTGCTCCGCACCGAGGTGTCGACCATCGACTCCTACGTCGCGGCACTCGGCGGCCGGCTGCGCCTCATCGCGGAGTTCGGCGATCAGGTCATCCCGCTGCGCTGACGCAGGTCGGTCAGCCCAGCGCCGCGGGGTTCACCAGGCCGGGCGGCCGGTCGCCGGCCAGGAAGGCGGCCACCGCGGCGGCGCCCAGCTCGGCGGCGCGGTGTGCGGTCTGACGGGTCGCGCCGGCGAGATGGGGCGTCATCACGACGCGGTCCGACCGCAGCAGCGGCCAGTCCGCGGGCGGCGGCTCGGCCGGGAAGACGTCGAAGCCGGCGCCGGCCACGTGGCCGCTGTCCAGCGCCGCCGCGAGCGCGTCGTAGTCGACGAGGCCGCCGCGGGCGGAGTTGACGACGTAGCCGCCCGGCCGCATCGCCGCCAGCGCGGCCGCGTCGATCATCCCGGCGGTCTCCGGGGTGAGCCGCGCGTGCAGGCTGACGACGTCGCTGCGCGACAGCAGCTCGTCCAGGCCGACCAGCGCGACACCGCCGGGCAGCGAGTCGGCCGCGACGAACGGGTCGGCCACCAGCACCTGGGCATCGAACGCCAGCAGCATGCGGGCCACCCGCGACCCGATCGCGCCGTACCCGACCAGCCCCACCGTCGACCCGCCCAGCTCCAGCCCGCACTCGTCGTAGGCGTACAGGTCGCTGCGCCACTCGCCGGCGGCGACGGTGCCGTGGATGCGCGGGATCGCCCGCACCGTGCTCAGGATCAGCGTCAGCGCGTGCTCGGCCGCCGCGACGGCGTTCCGGCCCGGCGTGTTGCACACCAGCACGCCGCGCTCGGTGCACGCGTCGACGTTGACGTTGACGGGGCCGCCGCGGGTGCACACGACCAGCCGCAGCGACGGCGCCGCCGCCAGCACGCGTTTGGTGACCGGCGCCATCTGGGTGACGATCACCTCGGCGTCGCCGGCCAGATCGGACAGTTCGTCCTCGACGTCGGAGGCCTCGTCGACCTCCGCGACCCGGCCGAACGGGACGAGCGGCCAGGGCAGCTCGAGCGTCCGCAGGTCGTGCTCGCCGGCCGCCGCGCGCAGGCGGTCGGCCAGCAGGTCGTTCCGGACGAAGTGGTCCCCGGCCAGCAGGATCCGGTTCATGCGTTCCCTTCCGATGCGTGCGACCAGGTCTCCCGCGCGGCGGCGACCCGGTCGAGGTAGGCGGCGAATCCGTCGTCGTAGTGCGCGCGATGAGTGGTGGACGGCTCGATGGTGTGTGCGGGGACCGGCCAGCCGGGCGTCTCGCCGCGGGCCTCCAGCGCCGACAGCACCGTGCCGTACGCACCGGCCTGCGGCACGTCGACGACGTCCAGCGGGCGGCCGAGCACGTCGGCGAAGAGCTGCGTCCACGCCGCGCTCTGCGCGCCGCCGCCGCAGACGGCCAGTCGCCCGGTCAGCCCGGCCGCGTCGAAGCAGTGCCGCGCCGCGTACGCGAGACCCTCGCAGAGGGCGCGGACGAGATCGGCCCGCGACGTCGCGAGGTGCAGGCCGTCGAACCGGCCGCGCGCGGACGCCTCGACGAACGGCGCGCGCTCGCCCGACGCGGACCAGTACGGCAGCACCGTCACCCCGCGGGCGCCCGGCGGCGACTCGGCCAGCAGCCCGGCCAGCGCCGACACCGGCGCCCCGATCAGCTGCAGCAGCCAGTCCAGTGACGCGGTGCCGACCATCGCCGGCATCGCCCGGATCCACCGCTCCGGCTGCCACGTCGCCAGCAGCAGCCCGGCACGGTGCGGGATCGGACCGGGGTCCGCCGTCATGACCTGGCAGGCCAGCGTGGTCCCGACGATCAGCAGGCCGTCGCCGGGCGCGACCGTGCCGCTGCCGCGGGCCGACGCGAGCAGGTCGTACGGCCCGGCGCTCACCGTCGTCCCGGCGGGCAGCCCGAGCGCGCCCGCCGCACCGTCCGCCAGCCCCGCCGCCGGACCGCCCGGCCCGACGACCGGCGGCAGCAGCTCGCGCCGGTGCTCCAGCCCGGTGAGCCGCAGGACGTCGTCGGACCAGTCGCGCGTCCGCGGGTCGAGGAACGGGTACGACGCGTCGGACAGGTCGACGGCGCGCACGCCGGTGAGCCGCCGGAACACGGTGCCGACGCAGTGCGTGGCGGTGGCGGCGCGGTCGAGGACACCGGGGTCGTCGCGGTCGAGGGCGGCCAGGATCGCCGCCGACGCGCCGGGGAAGATCATGCCGCCGTTCTGGGCGAGAACGGCGTCGGCGGTGCCGTCGCGGTCCCACCGGCGGACGACGTCGGCGGCGCGGCCGTCCAGCCAGGACGCGGCCGGCCGCACCGGGGCGCCGTCGGCGTCGGACAGCCAGCAGCCGTCGCCCTGGCCGGTGAGCGCGACCAGCTCGGGCCGGCCGGGCAGCTCGTCCGCGACGGCCCGGATCACGCTGGTCACCGAGCTGACGACGGCGTCGGCGTCCTGCTCGACGCGGCCGCCGTCGCCGTGGGTCAGCTCGGTCGGGACGCTGTGCACGCACAGCTCGGCGCCGTCGTCTCCGTAACCGACGGCCTTGGTCAGCGTGGTGCCGATGTCGACGCCGATGTACATGCCGCCTCCTCGCGGTCAGGGGGTGTCGAGTGGTGCGACGTGGACGTTCACGCGGCGGTCGCGCAGCGCCCGGACGACGTCCGCGGGCGTGCCGCCGTCGACCACGACGTCGTCGAAGTCGGTGAGCGGCGCCAGTTGGTGCAGCGCGGTGCCGCCGAGTTTGGTGTGGTCCATGAGCAGCACCTTGCGGGTCGCCGAGCGCATCATGGCCCGCTTGACCAGCACGATCTCCTGCTCCTGGTGGTAGGTCAGCCCGCCCGACGCCGCCGACGTCGAGGTCAGCAGCACGTCGGCGCGCAGCGACTCGATCGCCTCGATGCACGGCACGCCCAGGAACGAGTCGTGCGTCGGGTAGTACTCGCCGCCCAGCGAGATCAGCCGGACCCGGTCGGCGCGGCTCATGGCGTTGATGACCTGCAGGAAGTTCGTGATGACGGTGAGCGGTGCGGCGTCGGTGAGCAGTTCCGCGACCCCGAGCGTCGTCGTCGAGTCGTCCAGCATGACCGCCATGCCCGGCTCGATCAGTGTGCGCGCGAACCGGGCGATCGCCGCCTTCTCGGCGCGCGCGGTGCGCAACCGGTAGGCGACGTTGCTCTCGAACACGCTGGACGGCTGGGCGCTGACGCCGCCGTGGAACTTGCGGACGACGCCTTGGCGCTCGAGCTCGTCGAGGTCGCGGTGGACGGTCATGAGGCTGACGCTGAAGGTCTCGGCCAGCTGGCTCGCGGTGACGGAGCCCTCGCGCAGCACGTGGTCGGCGATGCGGTCCTGGCGGACGCTGCGGCTGGTCTGCGTCATCGTCGCGGCGCTTGGTTGTAGTGGTCGAGCATGACGGCCGCGCCGGTGAAGCTGAGCTGCGTCGTCGCCGTCGGGTCCGGGCCGCGCAGGACGGTGCGGTAAGCGCGCAGCGGGATGCCGGTGAGCCGGCAGACGACCAGCCGCATCAGCGTGTTGTGGCAGACGATGAGGACGTGCTGGTCCGGGTGGCGGGCGGCGATCTCGCGCAGCGCCTGCTCCGCGCGGTCCGCGGCGGCCTCCGGGTGCTCGCCGCCGGGCAGGTGGTGGGTGACCGGGTCGCGGACGAACGCGGCGGCGGCCTCGGGGTCGTCGGCGCGCACCTCGGCGAGCGTGCGGCCCTCGGCGTGGCCGAAGTCCAGCTCGCGCAGCCGCGGGTCGACCTCGACCTCCAGCCCGGTGACGTCGGCGACGGCGGCCGCGGTCTGGCGGGAGCGGAGCAGGTCGGACGCGTAGAGGGCGGCGGGCGCGTGCTCCTTCGCGTGGGCGGCGAGCACCTCGGCCTGCGCCCGGCCGACGTCGTCGATGCCGATGTCGCTGGAGCCGGTGTACCGGTTGCCCTCGTGCCAGGGTGTGCGGCCGTGCCGGGCCAGCGTGATGGTGGTCGTCATGGGGCGTACCTGCCGCTCAGCCGCTGCGCGGCGGTCGATGTGGTGGCCTGAGGGTCGCCGGGGCCGTCGCCGTGGCCGTCGTCGTCGACGGGGCGGGCGGCGTCGAGGTGACCGCGCCGGGTGAGCTCGGCGACCAGGCGGTCGTAGCCCTCGGTGAGCCGTTCGTGCGCGACGGCGCGGGGCTCGACGACCGCGCGGCGCCCGACCATCACGGCGGCGCGGTCGGTGACCGTCGCCTTCGCGTCGGCGTGGTGACCGGAGGCGGAGGCGAGCACAGCCATGCCGTACGCCGGCTCCGGCGTGCGCGGGATGACCAGCGGACGTCCGAGCACGTCGGCGCGCAACTGGTTCCAGTAGTCGCTGCGCGTACCACCACCGGTGATACGGATATCACCGTCGGTGGGAGCCCCGAGCGCGGCGAGCCGCTCGAAGCAGAGCCGCTCGACGTAGGCGACGCCCTGGACGACGGCGGCGTAGCGCTCGGCCCGGGACGACGTGGCGCCGAGCTCGAAGCGGGTCGCGTCGGGGCGGACGAACGGGAACCGCTCGCCGCGCGCCGTCAGCGGGTAGATGACGGCACCGGCCGGCTCGAAGCGGCGGCCGGCCTCGGCGGCGAGCGCGTCGAGGTCGTCGTCGGCGAACTCGCCCGCGACGGCGCCCGCCCCGACGTTGGACGCGCCGCCGGGCAGCCAACCGCCGTCGGGGTGGCGGTGGCTGTAGACGGCGCCCGCGGGATCGTCGATGAGCGTGGCCGAGACGCCCTTGAGCACCAGCGTCGTGCCGAGGACGGAGTTCCAGGAGCCGACGGTCAGGGCGCCGGCCGCGATCTGTGCCGCGCACCCGTCCGTCATGCCCGCGACGACCGGGGTGCCGGCCGGGATGCCGGTGTGCTCGGCAGCCGCCGCCGTGACGGTGCCCAGCGTGCTGCCCGGCGGCACGACGGCCGGCAGTGTCGCCGGGTCGACGTCGGCGGCCGCGAGGAGCGCCGCGTCCCACCGTCCGGCCACGACGTCGTAGCCGGATTTCAGCGCGTGGCTGCTGTCGGTGTCGACCCGGTGCCCGACCAGCGCCGCCGCGATGACGTCGGCGCTGTGCAGGACGTGGCGGCCGGACAGCCCGGTGGTCGTATGGTGCCGGAACAGCCAGTCGATCTTCGGCAGCGCCCACGACAGCTGCACGGCGGCACGGGTGACGCCCAGGCGTGCGTTCAGGCGCGCCAGCTCGTCGACCGCGCGAGCGTCGTCGTACATGAGGGCGGGGGTGAGGGGTGCGCCGTTGTCGTCGCCGAGGAGGACGGTGCCCGAGGTGCTGCAGATGGCGACCGCGCCGACGACGACCGCGCCGCCCGTACCGGCCACGCCCGGCCGTTGCGCCGGCGGCAACGCGCCGAACGCCTGCCGCGACGCCTCGCCGACGGCCTCCCACCACTGGTGCGGGTCCTGCTCGTGCCGCCGGTCGCCGTCGCTGCGCCGGTGGCTGGTGAGCCGGGCCGACCCGAGCGCGAGCACCCGCCCGGCGTCGTCCGCGAGGAGGACGCGCACGCTCTGGGTCCCGAGGTCGATGCCCACCCGGATGACGTCAGCCGGCCTCGGATCCATATGCACCCCGTCGCCTCGATGTCTGCGCGTGTCAGCCAGCACGTTATCGCATAGATAACACGTCTGGATGTTAAAGATAACCCATCTGGCGGTGGAACGAAGTGGTGCGCGCCAATGACCGGACACTGCGCCAGACTGTTCCGCATGAAGCCGCCCACCCGTCCCGCCGACGCGCCGTCGCGGCGCACGCTCGCCCGTGAGGCGCGGCAGCAGGCGATCGTGTCGCACGTGGTCGCTCACGGCGTCGCCTCGGTCTCGGAGCTGACCGAGCTGACCGGGGCCAGCGTCATGACGGTCCACCGCGACCTCGACGAGCTGGCCCGCCGCGGCGTCGTGCGGAAGTTCCACGGCGGCGTCTCCGCGCAGCCGTCGA containing:
- a CDS encoding DeoR/GlpR family DNA-binding transcription regulator, whose translation is MTQTSRSVRQDRIADHVLREGSVTASQLAETFSVSLMTVHRDLDELERQGVVRKFHGGVSAQPSSVFESNVAYRLRTARAEKAAIARFARTLIEPGMAVMLDDSTTTLGVAELLTDAAPLTVITNFLQVINAMSRADRVRLISLGGEYYPTHDSFLGVPCIEAIESLRADVLLTSTSAASGGLTYHQEQEIVLVKRAMMRSATRKVLLMDHTKLGGTALHQLAPLTDFDDVVVDGGTPADVVRALRDRRVNVHVAPLDTP
- a CDS encoding histidine phosphatase family protein; translation: MTTTITLARHGRTPWHEGNRYTGSSDIGIDDVGRAQAEVLAAHAKEHAPAALYASDLLRSRQTAAAVADVTGLEVEVDPRLRELDFGHAEGRTLAEVRADDPEAAAAFVRDPVTHHLPGGEHPEAAADRAEQALREIAARHPDQHVLIVCHNTLMRLVVCRLTGIPLRAYRTVLRGPDPTATTQLSFTGAAVMLDHYNQAPRR
- a CDS encoding FGGY-family carbohydrate kinase, producing MDPRPADVIRVGIDLGTQSVRVLLADDAGRVLALGSARLTSHRRSDGDRRHEQDPHQWWEAVGEASRQAFGALPPAQRPGVAGTGGAVVVGAVAICSTSGTVLLGDDNGAPLTPALMYDDARAVDELARLNARLGVTRAAVQLSWALPKIDWLFRHHTTTGLSGRHVLHSADVIAAALVGHRVDTDSSHALKSGYDVVAGRWDAALLAAADVDPATLPAVVPPGSTLGTVTAAAAEHTGIPAGTPVVAGMTDGCAAQIAAGALTVGSWNSVLGTTLVLKGVSATLIDDPAGAVYSHRHPDGGWLPGGASNVGAGAVAGEFADDDLDALAAEAGRRFEPAGAVIYPLTARGERFPFVRPDATRFELGATSSRAERYAAVVQGVAYVERLCFERLAALGAPTDGDIRITGGGTRSDYWNQLRADVLGRPLVIPRTPEPAYGMAVLASASGHHADAKATVTDRAAVMVGRRAVVEPRAVAHERLTEGYDRLVAELTRRGHLDAARPVDDDGHGDGPGDPQATTSTAAQRLSGRYAP